In a single window of the Zea mays cultivar B73 chromosome 5, Zm-B73-REFERENCE-NAM-5.0, whole genome shotgun sequence genome:
- the LOC103625980 gene encoding protein FLOURY ENDOSPERM 6, chloroplastic, which translates to MPPLVPSQLLPPIPTLILPAPPRLSCRRRRHPPAPLAASSSSSASPHSRQPYRRRRLEAQRQTPTPAPRPPSQPKPPPRHANATASRARGQEELEAAIYDFMCRSAKPGAFPTREELVAAGRSDLADAVASSGGWLSLGWSSTAAEGPATMAAPRSSGGGHPDYPPETGVYYRGDLAPGSVDDSEWEEEEEDDDEEEASSSGREPETEETRFKSGIEGMLTRLQKDREQARPPPRSSTHDTREQSDDDALAGNSGAPSHIAAGGRHIRRVPENGSVRGSHYQNGIIEGNNTLESSSNDAWKTWTLGKGGLSHFEVAEVLPTERRKLSQHGDIASVQNDVQRSSNGVAVSDYPSDGVGTERDEIHSRLQSLELDLSSALKTLRSRFDKVLSHMSNSNGATVLDDISDDWELEETKVMQAQEELRSIRAKIAVLEGKIALEIIERNKIIEDKQRRLDEVEKALNELRTVCIMWANPATDVLLVGSFDGWTSQRKLERSENGMFSLNLRLYPGRYEIKFIVDGVWKNDPLRPTVHNNGHENNLLLVT; encoded by the exons ATGCCCCCACTCGTCCCCTCCCAGCTCCTACCACCAATCCCAACCCTGATCCTACCcgcgccacctcgcctctcctgccgccgccgccgccacccgcCCGCACCGCTCGCcgcgtcgtcgtcctcctccgcGTCCCCGCACTCCAGGCAACcataccgccgccgccgccttgaAGCCCAGCGGCAGACACCGACGCCTGCGCCGCGCCCGCCCTCCCAGCCAAAGCCGCCTCCGCGCCACGCAAATGCCACCGCGTCCCGCGCTCGGGGCCAGGAGGAGCTGGAGGCGGCGATTTACGACTTCATGTGCCGCTCCGCCAAGCCGGGAGCCTTCCCCACCCGCGAGGAGCTCGTCGCGGCGGGCCGCTCCGACCTCGCGGATGCCGTCGCGTCCAGCGGGGGCTGGCTCTCCCTCGGCTGGTCCTCCACCGCCGCGGAGGGGCCCGCGACGATGGCTGCGCCGCGCTCATCGGGCGGGGGCCACCCTGACTACCCGCCCGAGACGGGCGTGTATTACCGTGGTGACCTAGCGCCGGGCTCAGTGGATGACTCCGAGTG ggaggaggaggaggaggacgacgacgaaGAGGAGGCGTCATCATCTGGGCGGGAGCCGGAAACAGAGGAGACCAG GTTCAAATCAGGAATCGAGGGGATGCTCACCAGGCTGCAGAAGGATAGGGAGCAAGCGCGGCCACCTCCACGGAGTAGTACCCACGACACACGGGAACAAAGTGATGATGATG CTTTAGCTGGCAACAGTGGCGCTCCTAGTCATATAGCGGCTGGCGGCAGACATATTCGAAGGGTACCTGAGAATGGAAGTGTCCGTGGATCTCATTATCAAAATGGAATAATAGAGGGCAACAACACCTTAGAGAGTTCGAGCAATGATGCATGGAAAACATGGACCCTTGGCAAGGGTGGTTTATCTCATTTTGAAG TGGCTGAGGTCCTACCTACTGAAAGAAGAAAATTATCCCAACATGGTGACATTGCATCTGTGCAAAATGATGTTCAAAGGTCATCTAATGGTGTGGCTGTAAGTGATTATCCTAGTGATGGTGTTGGCACTGAAAGAGATGAGATACATTCACGTCTTCAAAGTCTGGAATTGGACCTTTCTTCTGCTCTGAAGACATTAAGATCAAGATTTGATAAAGTCTTATCACATATG TCAAATAGTAATGGAGCAACTGTGCTAGATGACATCTCTGATGATTGGGAACTTGAGGAGACAAAGGTAATGCAAGCTCAGGAGGAGCTTAGATCAATCCGGGCCAAAATAGCTGTGTTAGAAGGGAAGATCGCACTTGAGATAAT TGAAAGGAACAAAATAATTGAAGATAAACAAAGGAGGCTTGATGAAGTTGAGAAAGCACTGAATGAGCTCCGTACTGTTTGTATTATGTGGGCCAACCCTGCTACAgatgttttgctggttgggtcctTTGATGGCTGGACAAGCCAA AGAAAGTTGGAAAGATCAGAAAACGGCATGTTTTCCTTAAATCTGAGACTGTACCCTGGTAGATATGAG ATTAAGTTTATCGTTGACGGTGTTTGGAAGAATGATCCGCTGCGACCCACCGTGCATAACAATGGGCATGAAAACAACCTTCTGCTTGTCACTTGA
- the LOC100191455 gene encoding protein NRT1/ PTR FAMILY 2.11 isoform X1, producing the protein MLACCSLVGSIPCIHHQGMFLLTLTAGADSLHPPECSVGETCEKATSYQFAVLFVAFAFLVLGSAGIRPCSMPFGADQFDPHTESGKRGINSFFNWYYFTFTAAMMISATVIIYVQSNVSWPIGLGIPTALMFLACVLFFMGTRLYVRVKPEGSPFTSVVQVLSAALKKRSLKQPKDPKQDLFDPPHTSAIVTQLAHTDQFRCLDKAAIVASQDELRPGGAAPADPWRLCSVQQVEEVKCLIRIVPVWSTGIIYYVAVVQQSTYVVLSALQSDRHLGGAGFQIPAASFTVFAMLAQTLWIPFYDRLLLPKLRKITGKEEGFTLLQRQGIGIALSTVAMVISAIVEDRRRAIALSQPTLGTTITGGAISAMSSLWMVPQLMILGLSEAFNLISQIEFYYKEIPEHMRSVAGALAFCNLALGNYLSGFLVTIVHRTTGSGQNWLAQDLNKGRLDLFYWTIAGIGVFNLIYFVICARWYRFKGTSN; encoded by the coding sequence ATGTTGGCATGCTGCTCACTCGTTGGTTCCATTCCATGCATCCACCACCAGGGCATGTTCCTGCTGACGCTTACGGCCGGCGCGGACAGCCTTCACCCGCCGGAGTGCAGCGTGGGGGAGACCTGCGAGAAGGCAACGTCGTACCAGTTCGCGGTGCTCTTCGTCGCCTTCGCGTTCCTGGTGCTGGGCTCGGCGGGGATCCGCCCCTGCAGCATGCCCTTCGGCGCCGACCAGTTCGACCCCCACACGGAGTCCGGCAAGCGCGGCATCAACAGCTTCTTCAACTGGTACTACTTCACGTTCACGGCGGCCATGATGATCTCCGCCACCGTCATCATCTACGTGCAGAGCAACGTGAGCTGGCCCATCGGGCTGGGCATCCCCACGGCGCTCATGTTCCTggcctgcgtgctcttcttcatgGGCACGCGCCTCTACGTGCGGGTGAAGCCCGAGGGGAGCCCCTTCACCAGCGTCGTGCAGGTGCTGTCGGCCGCGCTCAAGAAGCGGTCGCTGAAGCAGCCCAAGGACCCGAAGCAGGACCTCTTCGACCCGCCGCACACCAGCGCCATCGTCACCCAGCTCGCGCACACGGACCAGTTCCGCTGCCTCGACAAGGCGGCCATCGTGGCGTCCCAGGACGAGTTGCGCCCCGGCGGCGCCGCGCCCGCGGACCCCTGGAGGCTCTGCAGCGTGCAGCAGGTGGAGGAGGTCAAGTGCCTCATCCGCATCGTGCCCGTCTGGTCCACGGGGATCATCTACTACGTCGCCGTGGTGCAGCAGTCCACGTACGTGGTGCTCTCGGCGCTGCAGTCCGACCGCCACCTCGGCGGCGCCGGCTTCCAGATCCCCGCCGCGTCCTTCACCGTCTTCGCCATGCTCGCGCAGACGCTGTGGATCCCGTTCTACGACCGCCTCCTGCTGCCCAAGCTCCGGAAGATAACCGGCAAGGAAGAGGGGTTCACGCTGCTCCAGCGCCAGGGCATCGGCATCGCGCTCTCCACCGTCGCCATGGTCATCTCTGCCATCGTCGAGGACCGGCGCCGTGCCATCGCGCTCAGCCAGCCGACGCTCGGAACCACCATCACCGGCGGGGCCATCTCGGCCATGTCCAGCCTGTGGATGGTGCCGCAGCTCATGATCCTGGGCCTATCGGAGGCATTCAACCTCATCAGCCAGATTGAGTTCTACTACAAGGAGATCCCGGAGCACATGCGGAGCGTGGCGGGGGCGCTCGCATTCTGCAACCTGGCACTCGGCAACTACCTCAGTGGCTTCCTGGTGACCATCGTGCACCGGACCACGGGGTCCGGGCAGAACTGGCTGGCGCAGGACCTCAACAAGGGCCGCCTCGACCTCTTCTACTGGACCATCGCAGGCATCGGCGTCTTTAATCTCATCTACTTCGTCATCTGCGCCAGGTGGTACAGGTTCAAGGGAACCAGCAACTGA
- the LOC100191455 gene encoding Protein NRT1/ PTR FAMILY 2.11 (The RefSeq protein has 1 substitution compared to this genomic sequence) translates to MLVGGGRDDEEVLRKLKSMDVDKMENGGGGGEAESPRPAVKYHGWKAMPFIIGNETFEKLGTLGTSANLLVYLTQVFHMRSVDAATLLNGLNGTTSLAPIVGAFLSDAYLGRYLALAIASIASLIGMFLLTLTAGADSLHPPECSVGETCEKATSYQFAVLFVAFAFLVLGSAGIRPCSMPFGADQFDPHTESGKRGINSFFNWYYFTFTAAMMISATVIIYVQSNVSWPIGLGIPTALMFLACVLFFMGTRLYVRVKPEGSPFTSVVQVLSAALKKRSLKQPKDPKQDLFDPPHTSAIVTQLAHTDQFRCLDKAAIVASQDELRPGGAAPADPRRLCSVQQVEEVKCLIRIVPVWSTGIIYYVAVVQQSTYVVLSALQSDRHLGGAGFQIPAASFTVFAMLAQTLWIPFYDRLLLPKLRKITGKEEGFTLLQRQGIGIALSTVAMVISAIVEDRRRAIALSQPTLGTTITGGAISAMSSLWMVPQLMILGLSEAFNLISQIEFYYKEIPEHMRSVAGALAFCNLALGNYLSGFLVTIVHRTTGSGQNWLAQDLNKGRLDLFYWTIAGIGVFNLIYFVICARWYRFKGTSN, encoded by the exons atgctcgtcggcggcgggcgggACGACGAGGAGGTGCTCCGGAAGCTCAAGAGCATGGACGTGGACAAGATggagaacggcggcggcggcggtgaggCGGAGAGCCCGCGCCCCGCCGTCAAGTACCACGGCTGGAAGGCCATGCCCTTCATCATCG GGAACGAGACGTTCGAGAAGCTGGGGACGCTGGGCACGTCGGCCAACCTGCTGGTGTACCTGACGCAGGTGTTCCACATGCGGAGCGTGGACGCGGCCACGCTGCTCAACGGGCTCAACGGCACCACCAGCCTCGCCCCCATCGTCGGCGCCTTCCTCTCCGACGCCTACCTCGGCCGCTACCTCGCGCTCGCCATCGCTTCCATAGCCTCCCTCATC GGCATGTTCCTGCTGACGCTTACGGCCGGCGCGGACAGCCTTCACCCGCCGGAGTGCAGCGTGGGGGAGACCTGCGAGAAGGCAACGTCGTACCAGTTCGCGGTGCTCTTCGTCGCCTTCGCGTTCCTGGTGCTGGGCTCGGCGGGGATCCGCCCCTGCAGCATGCCCTTCGGCGCCGACCAGTTCGACCCCCACACGGAGTCCGGCAAGCGCGGCATCAACAGCTTCTTCAACTGGTACTACTTCACGTTCACGGCGGCCATGATGATCTCCGCCACCGTCATCATCTACGTGCAGAGCAACGTGAGCTGGCCCATCGGGCTGGGCATCCCCACGGCGCTCATGTTCCTggcctgcgtgctcttcttcatgGGCACGCGCCTCTACGTGCGGGTGAAGCCCGAGGGGAGCCCCTTCACCAGCGTCGTGCAGGTGCTGTCGGCCGCGCTCAAGAAGCGGTCGCTGAAGCAGCCCAAGGACCCGAAGCAGGACCTCTTCGACCCGCCGCACACCAGCGCCATCGTCACCCAGCTCGCGCACACGGACCAGTTCCGCTGCCTCGACAAGGCGGCCATCGTGGCGTCCCAGGACGAGTTGCGCCCCGGCGGCGCCGCGCCCGCGGACCCCTGGAGGCTCTGCAGCGTGCAGCAGGTGGAGGAGGTCAAGTGCCTCATCCGCATCGTGCCCGTCTGGTCCACGGGGATCATCTACTACGTCGCCGTGGTGCAGCAGTCCACGTACGTGGTGCTCTCGGCGCTGCAGTCCGACCGCCACCTCGGCGGCGCCGGCTTCCAGATCCCCGCCGCGTCCTTCACCGTCTTCGCCATGCTCGCGCAGACGCTGTGGATCCCGTTCTACGACCGCCTCCTGCTGCCCAAGCTCCGGAAGATAACCGGCAAGGAAGAGGGGTTCACGCTGCTCCAGCGCCAGGGCATCGGCATCGCGCTCTCCACCGTCGCCATGGTCATCTCTGCCATCGTCGAGGACCGGCGCCGTGCCATCGCGCTCAGCCAGCCGACGCTCGGAACCACCATCACCGGCGGGGCCATCTCGGCCATGTCCAGCCTGTGGATGGTGCCGCAGCTCATGATCCTGGGCCTATCGGAGGCATTCAACCTCATCAGCCAGATTGAGTTCTACTACAAGGAGATCCCGGAGCACATGCGGAGCGTGGCGGGGGCGCTCGCATTCTGCAACCTGGCACTCGGCAACTACCTCAGTGGCTTCCTGGTGACCATCGTGCACCGGACCACGGGGTCCGGGCAGAACTGGCTGGCGCAGGACCTCAACAAGGGCCGCCTCGACCTCTTCTACTGGACCATCGCAGGCATCGGCGTCTTTAATCTCATCTACTTCGTCATCTGCGCCAGGTGGTACAGGTTCAAGGGAACCAGCAACTGA